In Streptomyces hawaiiensis, one genomic interval encodes:
- a CDS encoding NADH-quinone oxidoreductase subunit N encodes MSSPAQPPAASLVQSVDWLAIAPPTIVAVVGLVVLVADLFLAEHRKAVLGWTSVAGLAAATVMLLPLLDGDRSTFCLTGDAAVCSYAADRFTLVIQFLVLGGALLCALLSVTALKDARKDLPEGEYWFLLLSSAAGAALLPASRDLATLIVALEVASLPAFALVGLRYGDRKSSEAALKFFLSSVTATAVSLMGISFLYATTGTLYLTQVADRIQNVDGQFHTLAQTGVVLTLVGFAFKTAAVPFHFWVPDTYVGAPLPIAAYLSVIGKAVGFSGLILVTVVALPSYADVWGPALAALAALTMTVGNAGALRQQATRAYSAVRLLAWSSVGQAGYLLVPIAAAAYSGDAEKSIGSTVAYALMYGAVNLGAFAVAALVGRTKSLNRVADYRGLYASSPLSALLLAFFLLCLAGLPPGIIGLFAKVTVFSAAVDAGLGWLAVVMAVNVVIALFYYLQWTALLFRAPEGEPEKHRVPGPVTAAIALTGVLGIALSGAPQLVLRFTDTGLF; translated from the coding sequence ATGAGCTCCCCGGCCCAGCCCCCGGCCGCCTCGCTGGTCCAGTCCGTCGACTGGCTCGCGATCGCGCCGCCCACCATCGTGGCGGTCGTCGGACTCGTCGTCCTGGTCGCCGACCTGTTCCTCGCCGAGCACCGCAAGGCCGTGCTCGGCTGGACATCGGTGGCAGGCCTGGCCGCCGCCACGGTGATGCTGCTGCCCCTGCTCGACGGCGACCGCAGCACCTTCTGCCTGACCGGCGACGCCGCCGTGTGCAGCTACGCGGCCGACCGCTTCACCCTGGTCATCCAGTTCCTGGTCCTCGGCGGCGCCCTGCTCTGCGCCCTCCTGTCGGTCACCGCCCTGAAGGACGCCCGCAAGGACCTCCCCGAAGGCGAGTACTGGTTCCTGCTGCTGTCCTCCGCTGCCGGAGCCGCCCTCCTGCCCGCCTCCCGCGACCTCGCGACCCTGATCGTCGCCCTGGAGGTCGCCTCCCTGCCCGCCTTCGCGCTGGTCGGCCTGCGGTACGGCGACCGCAAGTCCTCCGAAGCGGCCCTGAAGTTCTTCCTGTCCTCGGTGACCGCGACCGCGGTCAGCCTCATGGGCATCAGCTTCTTGTACGCCACCACGGGCACCCTCTACCTCACCCAGGTCGCCGACCGTATCCAGAACGTCGACGGGCAGTTCCACACGCTCGCCCAGACCGGCGTCGTCCTCACCCTCGTCGGCTTCGCCTTCAAGACGGCCGCCGTACCCTTCCACTTCTGGGTGCCCGACACCTACGTGGGAGCGCCCCTGCCGATCGCGGCCTACCTGTCGGTCATCGGCAAGGCGGTCGGCTTCAGCGGCCTGATCCTCGTCACGGTCGTGGCCCTGCCGTCGTACGCCGACGTCTGGGGCCCCGCCCTGGCGGCCCTGGCCGCGCTCACCATGACCGTGGGCAACGCCGGAGCCCTGCGCCAGCAGGCCACGCGCGCGTACAGCGCGGTCCGCCTGCTCGCCTGGTCGTCCGTAGGCCAGGCCGGCTACCTCCTCGTGCCGATCGCCGCCGCCGCGTACTCCGGCGACGCCGAGAAGTCGATCGGCTCCACCGTCGCCTACGCCCTGATGTACGGCGCCGTGAACCTCGGCGCCTTCGCCGTGGCCGCCCTCGTCGGCCGGACGAAGTCCCTCAACCGCGTCGCCGACTACCGCGGCCTGTACGCCTCCAGCCCCCTGTCCGCGCTGCTCCTGGCCTTCTTCCTGCTCTGCCTCGCCGGGCTGCCGCCGGGCATCATCGGCCTCTTCGCCAAGGTCACCGTCTTCTCGGCGGCCGTCGACGCCGGCCTCGGCTGGCTGGCCGTGGTCATGGCCGTCAACGTCGTCATCGCGCTCTTCTACTACCTCCAGTGGACGGCCCTGCTCTTCCGCGCCCCCGAGGGCGAACCCGAGAAGCACCGCGTCCCCGGCCCGGTCACCGCCGCGATCGCCCTGACCGGCGTCCTCGGTATCGCCCTGTCCGGCGCACCCCAGCTGGTCCTGCGCTTCACCGACACCGGCCTCTTCTGA